The Vibrio rhizosphaerae genome includes a region encoding these proteins:
- a CDS encoding DUF6630 family protein, which translates to MIYIHVINLFRFFLKIIIYSIVVLGSPLFLANYYFQRYRLINFLSMLFSGLPDEVQSPQINKIMDDVYGKNHSELIETALYELKEEGYWVNLSIDWRDIDEVEPQANEVIKYTCIQDTFTLSTQSDDESVWQALVTFDIWLQARGYQFVLWDQGSDQYEGFVCDSPSCEKFMKLGNRFGLKLIELDHVNEQ; encoded by the coding sequence ATGATTTATATACACGTGATTAATCTATTCAGGTTTTTTTTAAAAATTATCATTTATTCTATTGTGGTGCTGGGTTCACCCCTGTTTTTGGCTAACTACTATTTTCAAAGGTATCGCCTGATAAATTTTCTTTCAATGCTGTTCTCAGGGTTGCCAGATGAAGTTCAATCCCCTCAAATCAATAAAATCATGGATGATGTATACGGTAAGAATCATAGTGAATTAATTGAAACTGCTTTATACGAACTGAAAGAGGAAGGGTATTGGGTAAATTTGAGTATTGATTGGAGAGACATTGATGAAGTGGAGCCTCAAGCAAATGAAGTCATAAAATATACATGTATACAGGATACATTTACACTGAGCACGCAGTCGGATGATGAGAGTGTGTGGCAGGCGCTGGTCACTTTTGATATCTGGTTGCAAGCGAGAGGATATCAGTTTGTTTTATGGGATCAGGGCTCAGATCAATATGAAGGTTTTGTGTGTGATTCTCCGTCTTGTGAGAAGTTTATGAAACTTGGGAATCGTTTTGGTTTGAAGTTAATAGAATTGGATCACGTCAACGAGCAGTAG